Proteins co-encoded in one Glandiceps talaboti chromosome 22, keGlaTala1.1, whole genome shotgun sequence genomic window:
- the LOC144452370 gene encoding RYamide receptor-like, which yields MGELLFETFLINGTNITYPYYQYQEPGMAMSFQSQVLITTAFTINMILSIVGNVTFLWVLIWGRATRTDLNAFLINLAVADLLMAIFCMPFTFPTIMFGHWIFGKAMCPTVIFMQQVSTIVNILTLTAVGIDRYFAVIYPLKVRVTKNRAKIVFIIIWSIALSMGTLQTVFVRVEKIDDYGQTIYFCKEWLSEFKFAKVYEIFMMAIAYVIPLCILAYTYCSIGVRLWGRTIPGNADQVRDQSQAKAKKKVIKMLIIVVVLFTICWLPVHVFKIITIFYPRLYGDLRYQDTMRILNCTVLWLAMADSFVNPFIYGFLNDAFRNDLKALMHRTSLFLFGERQSRLRSRTIQSRSSVSATRTISLSSVSFLRRSQASSSKSMRKVIEVQETKKRPEQIGPEIT from the exons ATGGGCGAGCTGCTGTTTGAGACGTTTTTAATCAATGGCACAAACATAACGTATCCCTACTATCAGTATCAAGAGCCGGGCATGGCTATGTCATTTCAAAGTCAAGTGCTGATTACCACGGCTTTTACCATAAACATGATTTTATCGATTGTCGGCAATGTCACCTTTCTGTGGGTCCTTATATGGGGTCGAGCAACGCGAACTGATCTTAACGCGTTCCTAATCAACCTGGCTGTTGCTGATTTGCTCATGGCGATATTCTGTATGCCGTTCACTTTTCCAACTATCATGTTTGGACACTGGATCTTCGGAAAGGCGATGTGTCCTACGGTGATCTTCATGCAACAG GTTTCGACTATTGTCAATATTCTTACACTTACGGCAGTTGGCATAGACCGTTATTTTGCCGTTATATATCCATTGAAGGTGAGAGTCACTAAGAATAGAGCGAAGATAGTATTCATCATCATATGGTCGATAGCTTTATCCATGGGGACTTTGCAGACAGTTTTTGTAAGAGTGGAAAAAATCGACGATTATGGTCAAACCATTTACTTCTGTAAAGAATGGCTTTCGGAGTTCAAATTCGCCAAAGTATATGAGATATTCATGATGGCTATAGCCTATGTTATTCCTCTGTGCATACTTGCTTACACGTATTGCAGTATTGGTGTTCGTCTATGGGGTCGAACTATACCTGGTAATGCAGACCAAGTAAGAGACCAGAGTCAAGCAAAAGCAAAGAAAAAG GTTATCAAGATGTTGATAATTGTTGTCGTCCTCTTTACCATATGCTGGTTGCCTGTCCACGTTTTCAAGATCATTACCATATTTTACCCACGCTTATATGGTGACCTACGATACCAAGATACCATGAGGATATTAAACTGCACAGTTTTATGGCTGGCAATGGCTGATAGTTTTGTCAATCCTTTCATCTATGGCTTTCTGAATGACGCCTTTAGG AACGACCTCAAAGCCCTCATGCATCGAACTTCTCTGTTCTTATTTGGGGAACGACAATCACGATTGCGTTCTAGGACTATACAAAGTCGATCAAGTGTCTCGGCAACGAGAACAATATCTCTTTCGTCCGTGTCCTTCTTAAGAAGATCTCAAGCGTCTTCGTCAAAATCAATGCGCAAGGTTATTGAAGTACAGGAAACAAAGAAGAGACCGGAACAAATTGGACCAGAGATAACTTAG